A single genomic interval of Labeo rohita strain BAU-BD-2019 chromosome 13, IGBB_LRoh.1.0, whole genome shotgun sequence harbors:
- the znf511 gene encoding zinc finger protein 511 encodes MQLACPQVAFSLRAFILTRNRKAGCTWSMLTECYNVNIMLQAELTELLGSVAPKILAEKIPVIESRESERHGLQQKESGDENAVSPFGFRPQRLRFAVEDEYFEDGDIHRHMYLQDVVTAIADDEHPPTISEFRCHIAGCRQLFDTLEGYEHHYNSLHRNVCSNCKCSFPSNRLLEIHILEWHDSLFQVMAEKQCMYECLVEGCGLKFKTSKERKDHLIRTHSYPADFRFDKAKKSGRIREKKTQQQKDAHMEVSETATVQQESESMDFSLTPEPESVKTVETKPMQTANLKPRYSYKVPSSICFGQGSVRGFRGRRKK; translated from the exons ATGCAGCTTGCGTGCCCTCAAGTGGCTTTTAGTTTGagggcttttattttgacacgGAATCGCAAGGCGGGTTGTACATGGAGTATGTTGACAGAATGCTACAACGTGAATATAATGTTGCAAGCTGAATTGACTGAACTGTTGGGGTCTGTAGCACCAAAGATTCTTGCAGAAAAGATACCAGTAATTGAAAGTAGGGAATCAGAGCGGCATGGTTTACAACAAAAAGAAAGTGGGGATGAAAATGCTGTTTCACCCTTTGGATTCAGACCTCAACGACTTCGATTTGCTGTAGAAGATGAATATTTTGAG GATGGCGACATACACAGGCACATGTACCTACAGGACGTCGTGACGGCTATTGCAGATGATGAACATCCTCCGAC TATCTCTGAGTTCAGATGTCACATTGCGGGATGCAGGCAGTTATTTGACACACTGGAAGGGTATGAACACCACTACAATTCATTACATCGAAATGTATGTTCCAACTGCAAATGCTCTTTTCCATCAAACCGACTGCTGGAGATACACATCTTGGAGTGGCATGACTCTCTCTTCCAGGTCATGGcggaaaaacaatgcatg TATGAGTGCTTGGTTGAGGGATGTGgactaaaattcaaaacaaGCAAAGAGAGGAAAGATCATCTTATCAGAACACATAGCTATCCAGCAGACTTCAGATTTGACAAAGCAAAGAAGAGCGGCAG AATACGAGAAAAAAAGACCCAACAGCAGAAAGATGCACATATGGAAGTTTCTGAAACAGCAACTGTTCAACAAGAAAGCGAGTCGATGGACTTCTCCTTGACCCCAGAGCCAGAAAGCGTGAAGACTGTAGAAACAAAACCAATGCAGACAGCTAATCTAAAGCCAAGATACTCATACAA AGTTCCATCATCCATTTGTTTCGGTCAAGGCTCAGTCAGAGGCTTCAGAGGAAGAAGGAAGAAGTAG
- the adam8a gene encoding disintegrin and metalloproteinase domain-containing protein 8a — translation MRYTGLFISLLSFVYTWENLEAANSALPHVMRYDVVRPQALKGRARRSASSLKTYPEQLEYDLAVDGRNLTVSLHKNRELLGKNYTLSYYTKDGISETESSDNIDHCYYQGHVHNFEDSSVSVGLCSGMEGFLRIKNQVYLIEPLEESLDGDHAIYKQEHLRTKQGAFGYINDTVYNIGPKSSGLYKGKYVKNTGGGQQTVEMVLVVDNTEYNKFVSFKKIEERMLLVANHVDKLYRSLNIRVRLVGLEIWSQRDLIDVSNIPNLTLERFLQWRQNSLLKRKKHDNAHFVTGVDFEGSTVGLATMYAMCSPSSGAVNEDHNKNPIAVASTITHEMGHNLGMSHDDSSCGCSSDKGCVMSDTIGYVYPDSFSTCSQAALKAFLQSYDTSCLLDVPNESELYGGPVCGNAFVEKGEECDCGTVEECNNPCCNATTCRLTEGAVCAHGECCHNCQLKHSSSLCRKSAHDCDLDEYCTGISAFCPEDEYKMNGHPCNYNQGYCYNGQCPTHKEHCKKLWGADAKVDTDICFDYNVRDRTSKSAEHMMCGKIYCYGGNPFPITNRRLTVTIGSKTCNMAVDDSPTGDLAMVPAGTKCGINKVCYHNLCQDISIYGIENCSDKCNNRGVCNHERKCHCDPGWAPPYCDVQFSEIKSPKQYVIIGVTASVVVLGLIIIIGALVCHRKKITEYRKKRSLKDTHPSSGQCNPAFQPGSAKNSPRCTQPRIGQPTFLESSTTLSCKPLYSAAVPSRPAPLPPKNAPQTRTEQIVQPPVPPPGISKNMYPVQAKPLLPPTKPLPPSRPLPPLASKPVTKSKPHPVPPVKPTGTQLAFTPPQVIQKVALKPPARPR, via the exons ATGCGATACACTGGATTATTTATATCACTGCTTTCTTTTGTTTATACATGGG AGAATCTTGAGGCAGCGAATTCAGCTTTACCTCATGTGATGCGCTATGATGTGGTCCGACCTCAGGCACTGAAAGGGCGAGCGAGGAGGAGCGCCTCTTCTCTCAAg ACGTATCCTGAACAACTTGAATATGATTTGGCGGTAGATGGGAGGAATTTAACAGtttctttgcacaaaaataG GGAGCTTTTAGGAAAAAATTACACCCTCTCATATTACACCAAAGATGGGATTTCAGAAACAGAGTCTTCAGACAATATT GATCACTGCTACTATCAGGGACACGTCCATAATTTTGAAGACTCTTCAGTCAGTGTTGGACTTTGCTCTGGCATGGA AGGGTTTCTGAGgatcaaaaatcaagtttacTTGATTGAGCCCCTAGAAGAGTCGTTGGATGGTGACCATGCTATATATAAGCAAGAGCATTTAAGGACCAAGCAAGGGGCCTTTGGATACATTAATGACACAGTCTATAACATTGGTCCGAAGTCTAGTGGGCTGTATAAAGGCAAATATGTG aaaaacacCGGAGGAGGACAGCAGACTGTTGAGATGGTTTTGGTTGTTGATAATACGGAG TACAACAAGTTTGTAAGTTTTAAGAAGATTGAAGAAAGAATGTTGTTGGTCGCAAATCATGTAGACAAG CTTTACCGGTCTTTAAACATACGTGTCAGGTTGGTTGGACTTGAGATTTGGTCTCAAAGAGACTTAATTGATGTCAGCAATATACCAAATCTTACTCTGGAACGATTTTTACAATGGCGTCAGAACAGCCTGCTCAAGAGGAAGAAGCATGACAATGCCCATTTTGTTAC GGGTGTAGATTTTGAAGGGTCAACGGTTGGGTTGGCTACAATGTATGCTATGTGCTCTCCATCCTCTGGTGCTGTGAATGAG GACCATAATAAAAATCCAATTGCTGTGGCTTCTACAATTACCCATGAAATGGGACATAATCTGGGTATGTCACATGACGATTCAAGCTGTGGATGCTCCTCAGACAAGGGCTGCGTTATGTCAGACACCATTGG GTATGTTTACCCTGATTCCTTCAGCACTTGCAGTCAGGCAGCTTTAAAGGCGTTTTTGCAGAGTTATGATACCAGCTGTCTACTAGACGTGCCAAATGAGAGTGAACTATATGGAGGTCCAGTTTGTGGAAATGCTTTTGTTGAAAAAGGCGAGGAGTGTGACTGCGGAACTGTTGAG gaATGTAACAATCCCTGCTGCAATGCCACCACCTGTCGACTGACCGAAGGTGCCGTTTGCGCACATGGGGAGTGCTGCCACAATTGCCAG TTGAAACATTCAAGTAGCCTGTGCAGAAAGAGTGCTCACGACTGTGATTTGGACGAGTACTGTACAGGAATATCAGCCTTTTGTCCAGAGGATGAATATAAGATGAATGGACACCCTTGCAATTATAATCAGGGCTACTGTTATAATGGACAATGTCCAACACATAAAGAACACTGCAAGAAGCTGTGGGGAGCAG ATGCTAAAGTGGATACTGACATCTGCTTTGATTATAATGTTCGTGACAGAACCTCGAAGAGTGCTGA GCACATGATGTGTGGGAAGATATACTGTTATGGTGGGAATCCTTTCCCCATAACCAACAGAAGATTAACAGTCACTATTGGTTCAAAAACATGCAACATGGCTGTGGATGACTCGCCCACAGGTGACTTGGCGATGGTTCCAGCAGGCACCAAATGTGGCATTAATAAG GTGTGTTACCACAACCTTTGCCAAGACATTAGTATATACGGCATTGAGAACTGCTCTGATAAATGCAACAATCGTGGG GTGTGTAACCATGAGAGGAAGTGTCACTGTGATCCAGGATGGGCACCACCCTATTGTGATGTTCAATTCTcagaaattaaat CGCCTAAGCAATATGTGATCATTGGTGTGACTGCATCTGTAGTCGTTCTTGGATTGATCATTATTATCGGAGCACTGGTgtgtcacaggaaaaaaataacagaatataGAAAGAAAAG GTCTTTGAAGGACACACACCCTTCCTCAGGCCAGTGCAATCCAGCATTCCAACCAGGAAGTGCAAAGAACAGCCCGAGATGCACACAACCACGCATAGGTCAACCAACTTTCCTTGAGTCATCCACTACCCTGTCCTGCAAGCCTCTCTATTCTGCGGCTGTGCCCTCTAGACCAGCACCATTG CCTCCAAAGAATGCACCGCAAACTAGGACAGAACAG ATTGTACAGCCTCCTGTCCCACCTCCTGGTATTTCCAAAAACATGTATCCTGTTCAG GCAAAACCCCTACTTCCACCAACTAAGCCACTCCCTCCATCAAGGCCGTTACCACCACTGGCATCTAAACCT GTGACTAAGTCAAAACCACATCCAGTGCCTCCTGTGAAACCCACTGGGACGCAGCTAGCATTTACTCCACCTCAG